GCTGACATTAATGgtggaaaaaacaaaaccagcTCTCCAAGTTGCACGGCCATGAACCCAAAGCTAACCAAATTTCTATCCTTTTCGATCCTCGCCCGTCTAATATTATACTCAAAAGTTAAAGTGTTCCTTCTTTTACTCAATTACAGAtgataatgttttatatttatatcttattcaTATAATCTCGGAGCTGGAAGTTTAAAAGGCTTTTTAACTGATGGATTCCATGGAACGAGGCTGCGAGGACTTTATCCAAAGGGCAGACAACTCCATTGGAGAATAACCAATCACAATGAGAGCACGGCCTTCACTTTTACATTGTAAGAGGGAAGCAAGTTATCCTGGCATAAGTTTTGACGGTGCCGGGAAAAAATTCTTCCCGGCCGGCCGGCTGGAAATCTAGCCCAAACGAGCTGGAATTTCAGCGGAGGACACCCGACACCTAGCATTCTTCTCTCTGCATTCTTTTTTCTTCGTCTTTCCATGCACATGAATCTTTTATGGCACATTTAAACTTCAACTTTTTCTATACAGAGAATATACTATTTTCTGCCCTAATAATATTATTCATCATCAACATTTCAATCAAAGGCATACTTAGCATAACAACTCTAGCATCATACAATAACCagcatatcattttttttctgtgaaAAAACTTCAAGATCTTGGTCTATAAATACACTCAATTACCATGTAAAATCTAAATCTTATTATTGGTTAGAGCTCTACTCAGTCATTGATAACTAGGCTCAATAACATATTCTCATATTTTAGATTATCATGtcattctagatttttttatacactacaatctttttataattgttgATTTAAGCATTAAAATGACACATCAAAATATTCACTGTTCCATACAAGACTTgttttcccataaaaaaaaataacaacctgTGATCTTAGCCTGTTTAGAAGTGTggttgtaattgatttttaaagtatttttcgtgtgaaaatgtattaaaataatattttttttatttttaaaaaatcatttctaaaattaccgcatcaaaataatttaaaatatatataaaaaattaattttattttaaaaaatacttttatgaaACGTGAACGATATAGGCAAACTAAATTATGCTATCACAAAAATCCAATTTGTagctaaagtattttttttctctctataaaatttatttttaacttatagCAACCTATGTTAAACATGGagtttttaacatttttcttgaTGTAAACAATCAAATATGAGACCTCATATACCTTAAAAAGTTGAtgggaaggaaagaaaaaggaattttTTGACAGAGTTCCATGATTTCGATACAGCCCTCGTTCTTAACAAGGATTTGACAGGGCAACCTTAAAAGAACCTTTCCTTCCTTTCGTCCCCTTCTCCATCGATCTTCGCTAACTGTTTGTTTGCATGTGATTTGATGTCTGATCATATATTTCTTTGTGCCTGGATATTATAGCAAGTTCCTATGCAATTGGATGCTATTCTAGCATGGGATACGAGGATGGAAATGACTATTCCCTGTTCTACAAATAggcagcaataaaaaaaaaaaaaaacagagcatgtGATTTGATGTCTGATGATATATTTCTTTGTGCCTGGATATTATAGCAAGTTCCTATGCCTTCTCATTTCTAGCATGGGATACGAGGATGGAAATGACTATTCCCTGTTCTACAAATAGgcagcaagaaaagaaaaaaaaaaacagagcatgtGATTTGATGTCTGATGATATATTTCTTTGTGCCTGGATATTATAGCAAGTTCCTATGCCTTCTCATTTCTAGCATGGGATACGAGGATGGAAATGACTATTCCCTGTTCTACAAATAggcagcaaagaaaaaaaaaaaaaaaaaacagagcctaaatcttcttttctcattacttagttttttttacagttaatgaaagtatatatttcttaacattttctttcaattcgTCATGATCTATATGTAAAATACATaatctcttataaaaaataaatagatattaaatataaaattaaaaggtgtgAGTTTTTCTCACTACAAGATTCACTGTACATCCTTTTATACATTACCACTGTAAATGgattgtgtaattttttttgtttttttcaatttgattcctaaattatttttcttggtaatttaattttaattgaagtctaattaattttgatttcttatgaaatgatgagattgaaataattaaaatgaattaaaatgaaaaaagacataaaatatGGGTGATGTCCCAtaagttttgtaaaatattcattttgatCCTTGAACTTAAGaaataacatatattatataatttcagtaacttaatatttttttaaattcaatggtggtaaaaaataaagttcatttgtgttgttttttagttGCCGGTTGAGAAAGGACAAAGGAAAGTCATTAAATTCCGCGttataaagagagaaacatgTCATTAATGCTGATTTAGAccattaaaatatatgatatttgtatcaaataattttatttgataagaaaaattctcattagatgtttttttacatttaaagttaatgaaaaaataaatttgaactcgggttaattttggtttttgagactgtatttagttttttaggccatttacatatttattatgttttttaaagtgttttataaatgttttgagaaaaaataagttgaaaaacatgtttatttttttagtaaaaaagaacttcaatcttgatttttcaaatacTAATGACCAAAATCTGAGTAAAATCAGATCTAATTATGCGAGTCTACTAAAATAAACCCACACGCAAGACTAAGACattgtttggcattgcgttccaaataatattttatcaaaatttcaattttttttttttgctaaaattgagtgcggtttgtactttttagatcgttttgatgtgctgatgttaaaaataatttttaaaaaataaaaaaaatcattgacatgtatttcggcataaaaaactatttgaaaagcaaccgctaccacactgctaaATACACTCTAACAAAACAGGGCAAACTAGCTGAgagtaataaataaaagtaatagCACCAAAATGATtagaaatcatttaaaaaatatattattttattttgtttattccacaatttgaaaatcaagtaTCTCCCTCTTCTCTCCCAAAGTTTCAAATTTTTCAAACAGACAGCCCGTCACCATGACCGTTATGTACACTGACCTGAGCGACAACGCTTCTTCTCTTCTCGACCCTCTCCTTCCATGGCTACTGTACGcccttccctctctctctcccttaaggctatttttgtttttaaagcaTGAAAATTGGCTGTAATCCCTTTTGTTGTGATTGATTTTCAGGTCGATCAAAAAGGCACTTGATAGTAGCATCTCCAGTTTGGAACTAAACAAGATTTTATTAGACTGTATTGGGACTTTCAAGCACAATCCACAGTATAAAAATGACCCCAGATTTCTCAAGATTTGGCTTCTCTATGTAAGTTTAATTACACCCATTATGGGTCTCTGTTAGTTTTAAGGTTTCATTGCTTTGATTCTGTTTTCTGGTTTAGTTTCCTAGATGGGTTTGTTTTTCTATGCTTTCTTGTcggttaatttggttttttttttttttttaagctgagAGTTTTAGTgcttttttaaagaaatggaGGATGGTGAAGTTTTTGTTGGCTATTTTTCAGTACTGGGTTCAACTTGGTTTACAATTTGATAgtttgttaggtttttttatggAGAATCTGCTTGAATTGTGTTGATAGATTCTGAATCTTAAATggggtttgtttgtttttcttgattttggagGGGTAGCAAATTTGATGGCTTTTTTTCTCTTAGTGGTCAATGGTcattcttcaattttctttaaagTTCAGCAAGTTGAAATTTGTATTTGTGGATTTGTTCTTCTCTTCTCCCTTAAATATTAAGTGCTTGGATTccgtttttgttttatttaagttgGACTGTTTTATGTTAACGTTTGGTTGTTTTTAGTTGTTGAAGTTGAAGATTTTGTAAGGATTTTTAGAGGGTTTTTATGAGAAATGGAGGATGGTGAAAGCATTTTTTGGGGGGCTATTTTAGATATTGGGTTGTTTTACTTTGAACTTGAATTATTTGATTGCATTTTTTGAACAAATTGAGGGATTGAGAATGAAGTGGCCATCATTCAATTTGCTCAGTAGTTTCGTAATTTGAATTGTGTTAATTTTCTAACTTGCTATGTATTTTCCTTCTCATATCTATGTGGATTCTATTTCTTGAGTCATTGTGTTTCGATGGGTCTATTCACTGTAATCATATGGGGAGCTAGAATGTAACATTGTTTAACAGATAATTTGGTATTGATGGCAGTTGGAAGGTAGTGATGACtttgaaaatgttttcaaaGAAATGGAAGAGAATAATATATGCAGAGGCAATTCTTTGCTCTATGAACTGTACGCGGGGTTTCTTGAAGCAAAAGAGAATTGGAAGGAAGCATATATGGTTTATCAAACTGGCATTTTAAGGTTGCTCCCTCTTGTTTTCTGTGTCTTTCTTTGTGGACTTTTTTGCATGTTTCTTTGTCATTGATATTGGGTAGTTGATTTAAATCGGATGACAGGAAAGCAGAACCTCTTGAGAGGTTAGAACGTGCAAAAGTCTTATTTCTTGACAGATTGTCTTACAGGATAAATGCGTCTTCACTTCAAAAGGTATGCATACTGACCCAGGGAAAGAAATTATGCTTCCTTCGGTTTTTCTTCTGGTTTTCCTTTATTCATATGTATCACAGGCTAGGTAAGTGACTTGAAATCCATAAACTTAAATTCAGAAGAAACCTGGTATGTTCTGCAATCTTTTTTGTGGTGGGTATATCAGTGCACATTTTACTTGATACAGAGGAGATTTAGTGCCTCAATACAACAGGAGTGCTAGTCTACTTAACGCTATGCCAAATTGTTTGTGTGAGTCTATTGTTAATGAAACacaatctttttatctttttgttccttttcctCTACTTGTTAGATATCATGTCCCTAAGTACGATTGCCATCAACTTTTGATAATTTCTTTGTACTTTCTCTTACGTGAACAACTGTATCTCAAGtagtcatgtttttttatgcGACCTTTCTTTTATGATCTCCAACAATACATGCTTGAAAGTCAAAAGCATGTTCCTTTAATAGTTTTAACTTCAGATTTTAGCCTTTCCATAATCTAAGTCATGATGATGATGGGCAAACCTGGCTAATTGTGTTGTCATTTATTTCCCTTTTCCTTGtcagaatatatttttatcaaagagtTGTTTAGCTTAGATTGGTATATGTAGGCTCtctaaagattatattattttgtactcTTCATTTACAGACTGATTACAATGAATCCATGGAAATGGAAAAAAGTTGTGTTAATCCATGGTCAGCCTCCACCACAAAAGAGTTGCTGGAGAGGATAAATCCTCAAATGATGAAATATGCTGTAAGACAATTTGAACATTAGTAACTTCCTTTGATTGTTGAAATTCATTGATTGGTtgcttaatatttttgtttgctttgatAAATTAACTTTCTTTTTGCTTGTTTTAGGGATACCATCCAAGCAAAAAAGCATACTCTGGAGACGTGGCTTTATCTTCTCTACAGAATTCATCAAGGAATAAGATTGTTAAAATAGGTTATTCTTATTGTTATATTTACATGGATATTCTGAAGTGCTTCGAGTCTTTAGTCATAAATGAATGTTCATGATTGATTAACAAACTTTAGTTTGTGAAAACTGAGGGCAAATTTCATGtttgaaatgttattttgaCTTTTTGGAAGTAAGAATTCTGCATGTATGGCCAATCATTTTATGGATTCTGTGTTTTGTTGAGGCACAACTTCAATTGGGGATTCAAATTCTTATAACTTAATCACTATTATTCTAATACTTAAAGGTGGAAAGAAGTACGAGATCAAAGGTTGTCCTGTTAAAGGCGGGTTTGCTCAAGTATATAAAGCATATGTCAACAGTAATCCAGATGAAGTTGTTGCATTGAAGGTAATTAAATCCCCTCCCTTAGTAAGAGTAGCGGATTCCATGTCATAGTGGGCTATAATATTTGAACGAAATTGCAGATACAAAGGCCTCCTTTTCCTTGGGAGTTCCATATGTACCGTCAACTTGATCAACGGATCCCAGACAATCAAGTATGTGTTCTTTCTCTTCTCATGATTtcagcactttttttttttttttaacaataactgGTTCTTATTCTTCTTGCTGTAACTTTTCAGAGTTCAAGCTTCGGATATGCTCATAGATTGCATCTGTTCTCTGATTATAGTATACTTGTCTGTGACTATCTATCTCATGGGACACTTCAGGTGGATTAATCTTATCCTATATTTGTTTTCATACCAGGAAGATCTTGTGTGATACAATGCTTGCATGTGACATTTGCAGGATGTCATAAATTCTTATGCGGTCACTGGCAAGCCCATGGAAGAAGTGTTGTGTATCTATTACACCATAGAAATGCTACACATGCTGGAAACCTTGCATGGAGTTGGCATAATTCATGGGGACTTCAAGCCTGATAATCTTCTTATTCGCTATTCCAGGTGAACATTGTTTTCACCAtaaatttggttattttatgtCTTTCGCATAGGTAGCTGTCTTGtaatttcaaaagcaagatCATAAGCATAGCTTCATCAATGTCTTTTACAGATGGCATGGTTTGACATACAACATCTAGTGACATTAATAACCTGATATTTGGCAGGAGCAATCTTACAGAAGATGGGTTTAAAGAACGAAGTGGCCCTTGGAGAGATCAGGTTAATCTTACTTGTGATAGACTTGATGTGCAGCATAATTGTTTATCTCGTATTTAAGAGTTTTCTCATGCAGGGTCTTTGCCTTGTTGACTGGGGGAGGGGGATAGACCTGCATCTCTTTCCCGATGATATAGAATTTGAGGGAGATTGTCGGACTTCTGGATTCCGATGTGTTGAAATGCAAGAGAGGAAGCCATGGACATTTCAGGTCATTGTAATAAAGCACACGAAGTCCACTTGCTAGTTTTTAATTGGACTGGCACTCATTAGTATCGTCATTTTGAAATCAGGTTGACACATATGGCCTCTGTGTTGTAATTCATATGATGCTGCACCATTCTTACATGGAGATTGTAAAGAAAGGGACATCTGATGGAGGCTACATGTATCTGCCGAAGGCTCcttttaaaaggtatttttcaTATCTAAATATATCTGCATACTTAGAAGACTTTTGTGAACTGCGGCAATTTCCAATTTGTAACTTCACTATATTGTGAAACtgcaaaactttaaaaatttataggagtaaattatttttcccaTCATagatttctctctttatttttctgttttctttccgCAAACCTTCTGATCAAGTTCTCATTCTATTTATCTGCAGATACTGGAGCGATTTATGGAAGGATCTCTTCACAAAGCTGCTCAACAATAATAGCGGCAATGACTGTGAGTTGTTGAGGAACTTGAGAAAGAGCTTTGAGGATAACTTGCACTCAGATGATAAACTTCTAAGGAAACTGAAGGAGTTGCTGGCTAAGCAAAGACTCCTTTTGTGTTCTGCTTagtgcatttttttaaccattcCTCCAGATACGTTTCTTACGACTGTCTTGCAAATTGTTAGATTTATATGCAGAACAGCCAGACGCATGCTAGAAGGTGAAttcttatttgaaataaaatcccTACTGCGCCCTTGCAACTCATTTGAACTTTctgattcatcattttattctaatattttaCCCTCTTATGAAGCAGGCAGTCAAATGTACAGAATCTTGGTGCTGGAGCATTCTTTGCAGACATCAACTTGCTGTGTTaaaaagagagtttttttttttttctttctgtcaCTGATGATTAGGTAAAGGAATGTATTCGCATTCACAAGCTTGTACTCACAATTCTTGACTGAATGTAAACGCTGTTTTCTCTACAGcaaaatttgtgaagatatcTTTTAAATTCTTACATTCTTATATCATATTGCGTTTGGTTAGCATTTCGGGATATAAATGACAGATATAAAAGATACAGAAGTTGAAgcagagaaataaaaataataattttgaagtgaattctttCACGTGTTTTAAAAGAAACATATCTTTTCTATCCCAATATCACTaccttataaaatataaaatataaatacatgtaGGCTACATGCCCTCTGTCTCAGTAGGATATGAATGCAGATGTTGGGATTTTGAACTCAAACTGTTGAGGTTTTCTTTTAGGGTCTGAGTATTAGAAGATGAACTATCAAGTGTCAAATGGCGTATTCAACAAATGCCGATTCCACGATCACATTGTTTTAAGATTTTCCTCTATTTCTTTTGATCAATGAAGCAAAACTTCCATGGTTGCATGAGCAATTTTCCTTTATTTGCCCACAACATGACCCGTATGGCCGTCCAAAACTATGCCACAGCATAAGCATAGTGTTAAATCCAACCCAAAACTTCCATGGTTGCATGAGCAATTGTctttaacttgtgttttttttttttttttatggatgagTCCATGGATCAGATAAGCTTTtctagatatttattttttgagtttttcggACTATTATCCAGAGTTAATTATTCGAGGTTTTATCAGTTAAGATGtaaatttcttctaaaaaaatttacgaGCTTGAAACTATTTATTTAAGCAACCAGAGCCCTTCCTCTCATGCAAACCTTGTTGGTTTTGCTGGatattaatgaaattgaaatgatggatgcaatatatttttgcttaaatttagtataaaatgataacataaaatcaaactaaaataagagAAGGAAtatttttgaggaaaaaaagaggATAAATCATCAATGGGCCTTTAGAAAacccaacaaaacaataaagaagTCCTAAAGCCCACAAAATATGAAACTCACTTTCACTTCTCACCAATGGAGTCTTCTACACTGTTACAGTGACAGCGTCAGACTCGAATACAAATGAAGATGCAGAGGCAAACCAAGGTCAAGATggtaatttaaaagaaaaaccctagAAATTCTCTTAGGTATAAAGACCACATTAGTAAAACAGTTCTCCCTAGTATCAGGAGGAGGCAGTGACTGTCCTTActctcaaggttttttttttttttttcctgtttggttgctgagaaaatggAAGAAACCATGAAGTGTTTGGCTTCTGTTTAGCTTTTTTGCTTGCATGTTTAGATTTGATGAATTTTGTTTGAGGTTGACTATGTACAATTGTTACTAACATTagatttaatgttaaaaatgacACTCAAATTGTGTATTTTAGTTGTTTCTAACGTTGGATTATGTTGGAAATGAGATTGGTTTTCACATTCAAATTGTGGGTTTAAGTTGTTACCAACCTTGGATTATGCTAAAAATGAGGTGGGTTTTGACATTCGAATTGTGGGTTTTAGTTGTTGCTAACGTTGGATTATGTTAAAAATGACATGGGTTTGGCAATCAAATTGTAGGTCTTAGGTGTTAATAACGTGAGGTTACGTTAAAAATGGCATTGGTTTGAAGTTTGTCTTTGATTTGTGTTGTATGGTTTGTCCTTTTTGCTGCTTTGTGGGGGTGGTTGGTGGAAGTTAAGTTGGATTATAATGATTATCATGGCATTTTGTTGGATTAGTATATGTTATCTAGTTTTATTTGCTTATTGCAAAATTGTAGGTAGTACTTTGTTCTTGAAGCCTAATTGTGTACAATGGTGGATTGTTTGTGACTTTCAGGTCACCATCTTGAGTTGTAAACATGGCAGATGAATCGTGGAATCCGTTGGCTTTCAGGAAGATACATGGACAGTCATCTCTCATTTCTAAGCTTTCCCCAAACTTGCACAGCAGGAATTATCACTTGACTAGTGGTGCATTTTCTAATGGTTTTCATAACCAAATGCATCCTGCAATTCAGGGAACTGGTCTGGCATTTGTGCCACATGTTTCCCCGATATTTGTTGAAGCACCATCCGAGAAAGGCGCTAAAGGATTTATGATTGATTTTCTCATGGGAGGAGTATCAGCAGCTGTTTCAAAGACAGCAGCCGCTCCAATCGAGCGGGTTAAACTCTTGATTCAAAATCAAGATGAAATGATCAAGGCTGGTCGATTATCTGAATCATACAAGGGTATCACTGACTGCTTTGCTAGAACCATCAAAGATGAGGGTGTCCTTGCTCTTTGGAGAGGCAACACTGCTAATGTCATCAGATACTTCCCTACTCAGGTCATTTcactttaaatttcttttttttttccctttccttttgttattttttattgcatgtgCTTGACTGTAATATTGTTTATATCAATTGACACTTTTGTACACCTACCAGGCCCTGAACTTTGCATTCAAAGATTACTTCAAGAGTTTGTTTAACttcaagaaggaaaaagatgGCTACTGGAAGTGGTTTGCCGGGAATTTGGCATCAGGTGGAGCTGCTGGTGCTTCATCACTTCTATTTGTTTACTCCTTGGATTATGCCCGTACTCGTTTGGCTAATGATTCAAAGGCAGCTAAAAAGGGTGGTGAGAGGCAGTTTAATGGGTTGATTGATGTTTATAAGAAAACCTTCCAGTCTGATGGCATTGCCGGACTTTATCGTGGATTTAACATATCTTGTGTTGGAATTATTGTGTATCGTGGGCTCTACTTTGGAATGTATGATTCACTTAAACCTGTGATATTGGTTGGTAATTTGCAGGTGTGTACTGTGTTTTCTTATTGCATCTCTGCCAATCTTTTTTCCCTGCTTTCAAGTTGTCCTTCTCCTGTAATGGTTCTACACTGCAAATATGTTGTTTTGACCTCAACCATCTTTGCTGGTGGAACTAAGTGCAAGATGAAATGGACTCCTCATCTTATGGATTTATGCTCCTGTGTCCTAAGTATTGTATGTGTAAAATTGTGGTCATGTGTTCACCAccttttgataaaattaagtcaAACTGAGATATCTTAATACTATTGGATGTGTGGCACAGCAGCGGTGCTGATTTTCCTCTACTATATGAAGTTTAACATGATCAAATGGTTAATGTTGGTTTGTTTGGTTTCTACAGGATAGTTTCTTCGCAAGTTTCTTACTGGGATGGGGAATCACAATAGGTGCTGGATTGGCCTCTTACCCCATAGATACAGTCCGTAGAAGGATGATGATGACTTCAGGAGAAGCTGTGAAGTATAAGAGCTCTTTGGATGCATTTAAACAGATCATCAAGAATGAAGGGGGTAAATCACTCTTCAAGGGTGCTGGTGCGAACATCCTACGTGCTGTGGCAGGTGCTGGTGTGCTTGCTGGGTATGACAAGCTGCAGGTCATTGTCTTTGGCAAGAAATATGGATCTGGTGGCGGTGGCTAATAAGATCGCCGATGCCAGTGgtcatgatgatgatgatgataaaaggAAAATGCTTCTGTTAGAGTGCCTTTCTCAGCCTCGAATAATTTTTCCGGTACTTGGgatttcataaaaacaaatatagttgtCTGGACACCTTCAATTTTGAGTGTTGTAACTAGTACAGCGTAAACGATGTTAGTTTGTATGTGTTGTGATGAGAATAGTTAGATAATATTCTCTCAAGTGTGCTTGTTTTGGAGTGGTTGTGTCCTGTGGaaatcaatgatgttttgtcccttgtttattgaaaaattattcaaaggATGATCGGTTCCAGCTTCAATCCCAGTACTGCAGATTTTGTCATACTTCCCCGGCATCTTCAATATCACTGATCTTGATTATGCTGGCCAGCAAGACGTTCCAAAAACTTGGAAGTGTACAGTGCTCAATTTAATGGAaaagaatttcagtatattgcTTGGTGGTGCTGGACTCATCTAAGATGCAGTTGCAGCAGAAATTGATGTGAACTTTTCCATTTGTTAGAAGACTTGAAGATCATGCCATAGAGTAGTCGAATTCTGCACTTCTTTCTTTGCGTTTTTGTCAGGGTATGGGTTTGCCAATCTTATTTCCAGGAGTTTAATGCATTGGATCATGCACAATTATCAAGCTTTCAGCACCATCTGCATTTGTGCTACCATTGCCCTAATTCTTTTGAGAGATGAAATCT
This Populus alba chromosome 7, ASM523922v2, whole genome shotgun sequence DNA region includes the following protein-coding sequences:
- the LOC118059585 gene encoding mitotic checkpoint serine/threonine-protein kinase BUB1 translates to MTVMYTDLSDNASSLLDPLLPWLLSIKKALDSSISSLELNKILLDCIGTFKHNPQYKNDPRFLKIWLLYLEGSDDFENVFKEMEENNICRGNSLLYELYAGFLEAKENWKEAYMVYQTGILRKAEPLERLERAKVLFLDRLSYRINASSLQKTDYNESMEMEKSCVNPWSASTTKELLERINPQMMKYAGYHPSKKAYSGDVALSSLQNSSRNKIVKIGGKKYEIKGCPVKGGFAQVYKAYVNSNPDEVVALKIQRPPFPWEFHMYRQLDQRIPDNQSSSFGYAHRLHLFSDYSILVCDYLSHGTLQDVINSYAVTGKPMEEVLCIYYTIEMLHMLETLHGVGIIHGDFKPDNLLIRYSRSNLTEDGFKERSGPWRDQGLCLVDWGRGIDLHLFPDDIEFEGDCRTSGFRCVEMQERKPWTFQVDTYGLCVVIHMMLHHSYMEIVKKGTSDGGYMYLPKAPFKRYWSDLWKDLFTKLLNNNSGNDCELLRNLRKSFEDNLHSDDKLLRKLKELLAKQRLLLCSA
- the LOC118059589 gene encoding ADP,ATP carrier protein 3, mitochondrial, giving the protein MADESWNPLAFRKIHGQSSLISKLSPNLHSRNYHLTSGAFSNGFHNQMHPAIQGTGLAFVPHVSPIFVEAPSEKGAKGFMIDFLMGGVSAAVSKTAAAPIERVKLLIQNQDEMIKAGRLSESYKGITDCFARTIKDEGVLALWRGNTANVIRYFPTQALNFAFKDYFKSLFNFKKEKDGYWKWFAGNLASGGAAGASSLLFVYSLDYARTRLANDSKAAKKGGERQFNGLIDVYKKTFQSDGIAGLYRGFNISCVGIIVYRGLYFGMYDSLKPVILVGNLQDSFFASFLLGWGITIGAGLASYPIDTVRRRMMMTSGEAVKYKSSLDAFKQIIKNEGGKSLFKGAGANILRAVAGAGVLAGYDKLQVIVFGKKYGSGGGG